The region GTGAGGATGAGCGGGGCGTGGCGGGACTCCCGCTCGCCCGCCGCGGTGGTGGCCGTTGTCGTCTGCGCGGTCATGTACCGGCACCCTAACGCCTGGCGCGGCGGAGTGATCACCTGCTCCCGGACCAGGCCCGGTGCGCCGCCGCACCGCGCGACCGGCCCGCCGGGGCCGTACCAGTCGCGACCGCCTCACCCCCTGGTGCGACGGGTCCGCCTCACCCCCCGGTGTGCGGCGCCACGAGTCGCTCCTCCGGGATCACGGCCACACCAAGGATCTCGATCATGGCCTCGGGCTGCCACAGCGCCGTGCAGCCGATGCCCGCCATGGCCGGGTAGACCGGCCCGGCGAGCTCGCGCCAGACCTTGCCGATCTCCTTGCCGTGCGCCTGGTAGTCGGGGATGTCGGTGAGGTGGATGGTCACGCTCACCAGGTCTTCGGGCTGTCCGCCGACCTCGCGCAGCGTGGTGAGCAGGTTGCCGAACGCCTGCCGGAACTGTTCGACGATGCCGCC is a window of Streptomyces violaceusniger Tu 4113 DNA encoding:
- a CDS encoding RidA family protein, whose amino-acid sequence is MTPVPVNPTTLPTPSGYSHGTLAGNTLHLGGQTALDAHMKIVPGGIVEQFRQAFGNLLTTLREVGGQPEDLVSVTIHLTDIPDYQAHGKEIGKVWRELAGPVYPAMAGIGCTALWQPEAMIEILGVAVIPEERLVAPHTGG